The Flavobacterium psychrotrophum region CTATAAAGGTGGCTGAAGCGGCTAAGGTTATCGAAAACTCGCAGCGTGATATTAACATTGCGTTTGTTAACGAGCTTTCTAAGATCTTTAATTTACTGGATATAGATACCTATGCCGTTTTAGAGGCGGCAGGCACAAAATGGAATTTTCTACCATTTAAGCCGGGGCTTGTGGGTGGCCATTGTATAGGGGTAGACCCGTATTACCTGGCCCAAAAGGCGCAGGAAGTGGGCTATCATCCTGAAATTATACTGGCAGGGCGCAGGCTTAATGACAGTATGGGCGACTATGTAGCCTCGCAGATGATCAAGAAAATGATAAAAGGAGGAGTGGTAGTTAACGGTGCCAGGATACTTATCCTGGGTATAACGTTTAAAGAAAACTGCCCCGATGTTAGAAATACTAAAATTGTTGATGTTATAAATGCCCTTAAAGAATATGGGGTATCCATAACGTTATACGACCCGTGGGCAAACCCTGAAGAGGTGCTGCATGAATATGGGCTTGTAAGCCACAGCACGTTGCCGAGAGGTAGGTTTGATGCTGTTTTTGCAGGTGTGGCACACAACGAGTTTAAAAACCTGGATCTTAAGCATGTTTGCGAAGAGGTAAGTGTGGTGTATGACTTTAAAAAAGTCTTTAAAACCTCTCAGGTATAAATAAATTAATATTAATTTCGTGATGATAGTTAATTGTAATAACTATAATGAGTAAGATTAAAAATATTTGCTGCATTGGAGCAGGATATGTGGGTGGTCCCACTATGGCAGTAATTGCTGCTAAATGTCCTGAAATAAAAGTTACCATTGTAGATCTAAATGCGGCAAGGATAGCCGCGTGGAATGATGAGAATCTTGATAACCTGCCTGTTTATGAACCTGGGCTTGATGCAATAGTTGCTCAGGCACGTGGGCGAAACCTGTTTTTTAGTACAGAGGTAGAAAAGGCTATTGATGAGGCCGAAATGATATTTATATCGGTTAATACGCCTACAAAAACGTATGGACTTGGTAAGGGCAAGGCTGCAGACCTTAAGTTTATAGAGCTTTGCGCCAGGCAGATTGCCTCAGTAGCAAAAAGCGATAAAATAGTGGTAGAGAAATCTACCCTTCCGGTACGTACTGCAGAAGCTATACGTAGCATACTCGATAATACCGGAAATGGTGTAAAGTTTCAGATACTTAGCAACCCTGAGTTTTTAGCAGAGGGGACCGCTATAGATGATCTTTTACATCCTGACCGTGTGCTTATAGGTGGAGACAGTGATGAAGAAGGACAGGAGGCTATTGATGCGCTTGTAAATATATATGCAAACTGGATACCTACTGAGCGTATACTTACTACTAATGTGTGGTCTTCTGAGCTTTCTAAGCTTACGGCTAATGCATTTCTTGCACAGCGTGTTTCTTCTATAAACGCGATGTCTGAGCTTTGCGAAAAAACCGGTGCAGATATTAATGAGGTAGCAAGGGCAATAGGTATGGACAGCCGTATAGGGTCTAAATTTCTTAAGTCATCTGTAGGTTTTGGAGGATCATGTTTCCAGAAGGATATACTTAACCTTGTTTATATAGCAAAGTCGTATGGACTGGATGAGGTGGCAGATTACTGGGAACAGGTTATTATAATGAACGACCATCAAAAAAGG contains the following coding sequences:
- a CDS encoding UDP-glucose 6-dehydrogenase, encoding MSKIKNICCIGAGYVGGPTMAVIAAKCPEIKVTIVDLNAARIAAWNDENLDNLPVYEPGLDAIVAQARGRNLFFSTEVEKAIDEAEMIFISVNTPTKTYGLGKGKAADLKFIELCARQIASVAKSDKIVVEKSTLPVRTAEAIRSILDNTGNGVKFQILSNPEFLAEGTAIDDLLHPDRVLIGGDSDEEGQEAIDALVNIYANWIPTERILTTNVWSSELSKLTANAFLAQRVSSINAMSELCEKTGADINEVARAIGMDSRIGSKFLKSSVGFGGSCFQKDILNLVYIAKSYGLDEVADYWEQVIIMNDHQKRRFAANIVKTLYNTVSGKKITFLGWAFKKDTNDTRESAAIYVADDLLLEQANIAVYDPKVEETQIHADLDYLDTRRKKENRKGVTTFNDPYEAVKDAHAIAVLTEWDEFKGYDWQRIYDNMKKPAFVFDGRNLLDGQKLREIGFVFQSIGK
- a CDS encoding nucleotide sugar dehydrogenase translates to MKVAVIGLGYVGLPLAVLLAKKYPVAGFDIKKDRISQLKNGEDVTLEVDAETLREVLVQDLSGEKGLLCSSDTATIQDSTFYIITVPTPVDKNNRPDLTALYKASEMVGKVLKKGDIVVYESTVYPGVTEEECVPVLERVSGLKFNEDFFAGYSPERINPGDKLHTVDKIIKVTSGSTPEAADKVDALYGSVITAGTHKATSIKVAEAAKVIENSQRDINIAFVNELSKIFNLLDIDTYAVLEAAGTKWNFLPFKPGLVGGHCIGVDPYYLAQKAQEVGYHPEIILAGRRLNDSMGDYVASQMIKKMIKGGVVVNGARILILGITFKENCPDVRNTKIVDVINALKEYGVSITLYDPWANPEEVLHEYGLVSHSTLPRGRFDAVFAGVAHNEFKNLDLKHVCEEVSVVYDFKKVFKTSQV